In one window of Nakamurella alba DNA:
- a CDS encoding LPXTG cell wall anchor domain-containing protein: MRKSLVVLGTVLTGGLALLVRRRRKATAGGRRPDDGGTAGVREPRRPLPTDPQLVGAAAERD, from the coding sequence ATGAGGAAGAGCCTGGTGGTACTGGGAACGGTCCTGACCGGTGGGTTGGCGCTGCTGGTGCGGCGCCGCCGGAAGGCGACGGCGGGCGGTCGGCGGCCGGACGACGGCGGCACCGCCGGCGTGCGGGAGCCGCGGCGCCCGCTGCCCACGGATCCACAACTGGTCGGCGCCGCGGCCGAGCGGGACTGA
- the dnaG gene encoding DNA primase has product MAGRISDGDIERVREANRIDQVVAEYVALRPAGGGNLKGLCPFHDEKTPSFQVSPARAGGRYHCFGCGQGGDVFEFVREMEHLTFMEAVERLADRGNITLTLVEGGSAPKLDRGTRARLLAANKAAAEFYVAQLATDEAAPAREYLSTRGFDDAATQHFGCGFAPSGWDRLVKALTGQGFSLAELEKAGLSRQGQRGPIDVFHRRLLWPIRDPAGDVVGFGARRIFDDDRLEAKYVNTHETMLYKKSQVLFGLDLAKREIAKQRTAVVVEGYTDVMAMHLSGITTAVASCGTAFGEEHITVLRRYLQDSETAKVIYTFDGDNAGQQAALKAFESDQRFTAGTYVCVAPDGMDPCELRQARGDQAVRDLVTRRQPLFAFAIEHTVDRFDLDTAEGTVAAAAAAVPLVARIRDSVLRDEYALRLAGLIGADHQQILRRVRGQAKADRERGAQQNARPAAPVPEDSGPQQQAPAPRMPDAADRSLFAEREALKLVLQEPQLLAAGYDHLDDTAFGHPAYLRVHQAVLKAGGPGTASGAGLGTWVDRVAAELPSGPLRSLVTELAVESLRSLGPATASYAGAMLAVLAIRVAEQRIAELRSELQRAEARGDQERAGEASGELMEMQTYLRALRERANGS; this is encoded by the coding sequence GTGGCCGGACGCATCTCCGATGGGGACATCGAGCGGGTGCGGGAGGCGAACCGGATCGACCAGGTGGTCGCCGAGTACGTGGCGCTCCGCCCGGCCGGCGGCGGAAACCTCAAGGGACTCTGCCCGTTCCACGACGAGAAGACCCCGTCGTTCCAGGTGAGCCCGGCGCGCGCCGGCGGCCGCTACCACTGCTTCGGCTGCGGCCAGGGCGGTGACGTCTTCGAGTTCGTGCGTGAGATGGAACATCTCACCTTCATGGAGGCGGTGGAGCGGCTCGCCGACCGCGGCAACATCACCCTCACCCTGGTCGAGGGCGGCAGCGCGCCGAAGTTGGACCGCGGCACCCGCGCCCGGCTGCTGGCGGCGAACAAGGCCGCCGCCGAGTTCTACGTCGCCCAGCTGGCCACGGACGAAGCCGCGCCGGCCCGGGAGTACCTGTCCACCCGCGGGTTCGACGACGCCGCCACCCAGCACTTCGGCTGCGGGTTCGCCCCCTCCGGCTGGGACCGACTGGTGAAAGCGCTGACCGGACAGGGCTTCTCGCTGGCCGAACTGGAGAAGGCGGGACTGTCCCGACAGGGGCAAAGGGGCCCGATCGACGTCTTCCACCGTCGGCTGCTCTGGCCGATCCGGGATCCGGCAGGGGACGTGGTCGGGTTCGGCGCGCGCCGGATCTTCGACGACGACCGGCTCGAGGCGAAGTACGTCAACACGCACGAGACGATGCTGTACAAGAAGTCGCAGGTGCTGTTCGGGCTGGACCTGGCCAAGCGGGAGATCGCCAAACAGCGGACCGCGGTGGTGGTCGAGGGCTACACCGACGTGATGGCGATGCACCTGTCCGGCATCACCACCGCGGTGGCGTCCTGCGGGACGGCCTTCGGCGAGGAGCACATCACTGTGCTCCGCCGGTACCTGCAGGACTCCGAGACCGCCAAGGTGATCTACACCTTCGACGGCGACAACGCCGGGCAGCAGGCGGCGCTCAAGGCCTTCGAGTCCGACCAGCGGTTCACCGCCGGCACGTACGTCTGCGTCGCGCCGGACGGGATGGACCCGTGCGAGCTGCGGCAGGCCCGCGGCGACCAGGCGGTGCGCGACCTGGTCACCCGGCGGCAGCCGCTGTTCGCGTTCGCGATCGAGCACACCGTCGACCGTTTCGACCTGGACACCGCGGAGGGCACGGTGGCCGCGGCCGCGGCGGCGGTACCGCTGGTTGCGCGCATCCGGGACAGCGTGCTGCGCGACGAGTACGCGCTGCGGCTGGCCGGGCTGATCGGCGCCGACCACCAGCAGATCCTGCGCCGGGTGCGCGGGCAGGCCAAGGCCGACCGGGAGCGCGGGGCGCAGCAGAACGCGCGGCCCGCCGCGCCGGTCCCGGAGGATTCCGGTCCGCAGCAGCAGGCGCCGGCACCGCGGATGCCGGACGCCGCCGACCGCTCGCTGTTCGCCGAACGCGAGGCGCTGAAGCTGGTGCTGCAGGAGCCGCAGCTGCTGGCCGCCGGGTACGACCACCTCGACGACACCGCTTTCGGGCACCCCGCCTACCTCCGGGTGCACCAGGCGGTGCTGAAGGCCGGCGGCCCCGGGACCGCCTCCGGTGCGGGCCTGGGCACGTGGGTGGACCGGGTCGCCGCCGAGTTGCCGTCCGGACCGCTGCGCTCGCTGGTCACCGAGCTCGCGGTGGAATCCTTGCGCTCGCTCGGTCCGGCCACCGCCTCCTACGCGGGCGCGATGCTCGCGGTCCTGGCGATCCGGGTGGCGGAGCAGCGCATCGCCGAGCTGCGGTCGGAATTGCAGCGGGCCGAGGCGCGTGGTGATCAGGAGCGGGCCGGCGAGGCGAGCGGGGAGCTGATGGAGATGCAGACCTACCTGCGCGCCCTGCGGGAACGGGCGAACGGTTCGTGA